In Siphonobacter curvatus, the genomic window ACGATCTACTAAAACCCTTTCAGCAGGATTCCCGGATTGGCGTTACCTGCCCTAAAATTAAATTTTACGATTATCCCGATATTGTTCAGTATGCGGGTTATAATCCCATGAATCTGTACACGGGTACGGCTACGCCCGTGGGGCTAAACGAACGCGATAGCGAACGTTTTAACCATTCAGGATATACGAACTTTGCTCACGGCTGTGCGATGCTGGTCAAGCGGGAGGTCATTACTAAGGTAGGGCGTTTTGCGGAACGTTTCTTCTTATACTACGAAGAGCTTGACTGGTCGCAACGCATCAAAGACGGCGGATTTTTGATTTATTACCAGGCCTCGGCTCTGATTTTGCACAAGGAATCCGTATCGGTAGGGGCGTCCAACCCCCTTAAAACGTATTACCTCACCCGCAATCGTATTTTGTACATGCGGCGGCACGGATCGGCCTTTCAACGGCTCATTTTTTACGTATTCTTCGCCACTTGTGTACTGCCCAAACACGTGTTTACCTACCTGATGAAAGGAAAATTGACGCACGCCAAAGCCTTTTTGAAAGGGGTACGCTGGAATCTTACCTCGCCCTCTACTTCTGCCGTGTAGATTAGCTCAGTGCCTTCGCGGTAGCAGCCCGCTGTTTCTGATCGAGTGTATAGGTAACATCGATTAGAGCGGCCATTAAATAAATGTAGATATTGAGGGGAAACTGTACCAAGGCCTCCTGGGGGTAATTACCGATATTCAAAACGAAGACGCTTAAGGTCATCGCCAGACAGTACGTCTTAAGCTCCGGGTTTTTGATCCGGTAAAAATTGATAATTCCTGCTCGAATAATTAGGAAAATCAGCGTACACAGGAGCAGCAGACCTACCCACCCGGTTTCCATGGCCACGCGTACATAACCTCCATCGGGAGGAATATTAGCCAGAAACGAATCGGGCGAAAAGCGTTTGCCCCAGCTACCCGCAGCACCCAATCCACCCCCGATGGGATGGGACTGAATAAAGGGCTGAATTTTTTTCTGGTTCTGGGCCCGCAGGTTAAAGGAAGCGTCGTTGGTCGGGCGAAAGGCCGTTTGAAAGCGGTACAACGTTGGATTCGACGTCGGAATCATAATCAGTACGGCCATACAAAAGCCCGCGATCAACGAGAAAAATAGAATGATCCGGTTGAACTTAAGAATGGCAAACAGGGCTAGTCCGGCGGGTAATAGTACATACGCTCCCCGCGTTCCTGAGAAAAGCATCGCACTAATGAATAGAAAGATCATGCCTACCAGGCTTATCTTCTTCCAGAGAACCAGCGGGCCGGTCAACAGGGCTACGCAAATCAGACTCGCAATGACCATGTTGTAGGAGAAAATCACGGGATCGGCAAAAAGCGCGTACTTCCGCCAGTGACCGTCGATAAAGAGCAGACTACCAATGCTAGGATCGGAGTCAAGGTAGGCCTGTTCTGAAGCAGCAAAGCCAATGTATTCCTGTTTATAGGCTAGTAATGCGGCCCAGACCGAGATAAAGAGCCAGATTTTTAGAATGACGCGGATAAACTGGACGGTACGGATCTGGTATTTGAATACAAAATACATCAGTACGACAATGGCCGCCGAACGTACGGTATACACCCAGGCTAGCCGCGAATCCGCTACGGGATTCAGTACTTGTAGAATATTGAAACTTACCCATACCAGCACCATCGTACTAACGGGCCCTTTGAAAACGGACCAGTCGGGTCGGGAACGTTGACCGATGAAAAAGCCCAGAATCAGTAGGTACTGTAAGCCATCGAGTAAGGTGCCTAGGGGAAAT contains:
- a CDS encoding glycosyltransferase family 2 protein is translated as MLATSPESYPLISLVSINYNQAEVTRDFLESCRGLTYPNYEVILVDNASRQVLSTVINVADYSGVTIVRSEENLGFTGGNNLGMEAARGDYFFIVNNDTELTPTLLDDLLKPFQQDSRIGVTCPKIKFYDYPDIVQYAGYNPMNLYTGTATPVGLNERDSERFNHSGYTNFAHGCAMLVKREVITKVGRFAERFFLYYEELDWSQRIKDGGFLIYYQASALILHKESVSVGASNPLKTYYLTRNRILYMRRHGSAFQRLIFYVFFATCVLPKHVFTYLMKGKLTHAKAFLKGVRWNLTSPSTSAV
- a CDS encoding O-antigen ligase family protein, which produces MSSFKLPVSNDSAQRSIFTWIRQKLWVEKFYNLPGAALLLLASLGLGWIAIEVDIKLSFAILGAGIALPILYAIVAKPEFGILTLLVMANLLFFILRLGVEFPLGTLLDGLQYLLILGFFIGQRSRPDWSVFKGPVSTMVLVWVSFNILQVLNPVADSRLAWVYTVRSAAIVVLMYFVFKYQIRTVQFIRVILKIWLFISVWAALLAYKQEYIGFAASEQAYLDSDPSIGSLLFIDGHWRKYALFADPVIFSYNMVIASLICVALLTGPLVLWKKISLVGMIFLFISAMLFSGTRGAYVLLPAGLALFAILKFNRIILFFSLIAGFCMAVLIMIPTSNPTLYRFQTAFRPTNDASFNLRAQNQKKIQPFIQSHPIGGGLGAAGSWGKRFSPDSFLANIPPDGGYVRVAMETGWVGLLLLCTLIFLIIRAGIINFYRIKNPELKTYCLAMTLSVFVLNIGNYPQEALVQFPLNIYIYLMAALIDVTYTLDQKQRAATAKALS